In Miniphocaeibacter halophilus, the following proteins share a genomic window:
- a CDS encoding creatininase family protein: protein MQDENIFLKDMSWPEIKDRLTKTDIAIIPAGQTEQHGKHLPINVDNIICTGIAQRVAEATYETAKPVVAPTIPFGYSDIPYFRDYPGVFSLKPETLTDVYEQVAFSLVRMGFKKIIFINGHHPNPPFIQEAMRRVTKKSGAFTAMANFFEIPQEEVLKILEEQGQPPVWGHACLIETSVSEVFGAKVREEFVEESYMGEFPKELKDYVPLAPIGINVQSYEYNDTARAYWPADGNGPMGIPVGHSKEIGERVIAATINPIVELVNSIASLEVKIHEEYLEKRPFY, encoded by the coding sequence ATGCAAGATGAAAACATTTTCTTAAAAGATATGAGTTGGCCAGAAATTAAGGATAGGTTAACTAAAACAGATATTGCAATAATACCGGCAGGCCAAACTGAACAACATGGTAAACATTTACCTATTAATGTTGACAATATAATCTGCACCGGTATAGCACAAAGAGTTGCAGAAGCCACATATGAAACTGCAAAACCCGTTGTTGCTCCAACAATTCCTTTTGGATATTCCGATATACCATATTTTAGAGATTATCCTGGAGTATTTTCTTTAAAACCTGAAACGTTAACTGATGTATATGAGCAAGTTGCTTTTTCTTTAGTAAGAATGGGTTTTAAAAAAATAATATTTATTAATGGTCATCATCCAAATCCACCTTTTATTCAAGAAGCAATGCGTAGAGTAACAAAAAAATCTGGAGCTTTTACAGCAATGGCTAATTTTTTTGAAATACCTCAAGAGGAAGTTTTAAAAATATTAGAAGAACAAGGACAACCTCCTGTTTGGGGACATGCTTGTCTGATAGAAACTTCTGTATCTGAAGTATTTGGAGCTAAAGTAAGAGAGGAGTTTGTTGAAGAATCCTATATGGGAGAATTCCCAAAGGAATTGAAAGATTATGTTCCTCTTGCACCAATTGGAATTAATGTTCAATCATACGAATATAATGACACTGCTAGAGCTTACTGGCCTGCAGACGGAAATGGTCCTATGGGAATTCCTGTTGGTCATTCAAAAGAAATAGGTGAAAGGGTTATAGCGGCTACTATTAATCCAATTGTTGAATTAGTAAATAGCATAGCTAGTTTGGAAGTTAAAATTCATGAAGAATATTTAGAAAAAAGACCTTTTTATTAA
- a CDS encoding DJ-1/PfpI family protein, whose amino-acid sequence MKKKKTAVVLFPYFCNFEIAVLLSKLQMENKPVVYIGASQEIYRCEEGIQTIVDKTYDECDFNEFDSLVITGSYAKGQYILFKDEKLHKIIREFNEDKKLIAAISSGPMTLCKAGIMKNRKFIAGVEKKWYLEDENIKLKEEDMEGLIGYKDVEKMIKEPDFMLDENILTALGYKYVEWANEFIRIIK is encoded by the coding sequence ATGAAAAAGAAGAAAACTGCAGTAGTACTATTTCCTTATTTTTGTAATTTTGAAATTGCAGTACTTCTATCTAAATTACAGATGGAAAACAAACCTGTAGTTTATATAGGAGCTAGTCAGGAAATATATCGTTGTGAAGAGGGTATACAAACTATTGTTGATAAAACCTATGATGAATGTGATTTTAATGAATTTGATTCACTAGTTATTACCGGGTCATATGCAAAAGGGCAATATATACTTTTTAAAGATGAAAAACTTCATAAAATTATAAGGGAATTTAATGAAGACAAAAAATTAATAGCTGCTATATCATCGGGACCTATGACATTATGTAAAGCGGGAATAATGAAAAATAGAAAATTTATAGCAGGAGTTGAAAAGAAATGGTACTTAGAAGATGAGAACATAAAATTAAAAGAGGAAGATATGGAGGGTCTCATTGGTTACAAGGATGTTGAAAAAATGATTAAAGAACCGGATTTTATGCTGGATGAAAATATTTTAACAGCTCTTGGATATAAGTATGTAGAATGGGCTAATGAATTTATAAGAATAATAAAATAG
- a CDS encoding ATP-grasp domain-containing protein, giving the protein MFILDPPYISEELKEYLVQSQLPVLENNTSVNIFKNQKINLVNKNEFLDILSKNNRFYTCSENSLDWVIKNINDKNLNKYIELMKNKFLFRKTIEDEYPNFFYKEADLNKLSQINTNNLKYPFILKPKVGFFSVGVYLISNSKDWNNAIKDIMEKSKEWEKTYPKSVVNTEFILEQYIYGEEFAIDAYFDENGKTVILNILKHDFDGISDVSDRLYFTGKSIMEKYLTDFTNWLNKINGYLNIKNFPFHAEIRINEGKITPIEFNPLRFAGWSCTDISYYAFGFHTFDYYLNKKTPNWNEVLKDKDNSYYTIIVMDKSGKVNPKDIFDYEKASKDLGTILTLRKIDFYNNPIFGFIFSKINKDDKNTMKEIIRRDFNEYLKKA; this is encoded by the coding sequence ATGTTTATATTAGATCCTCCATACATATCTGAAGAATTGAAAGAGTACTTAGTTCAATCTCAGTTACCTGTCTTAGAAAATAATACATCTGTAAATATTTTTAAAAACCAAAAAATTAATCTAGTTAATAAAAATGAATTTTTAGATATTCTTTCCAAGAATAATAGATTTTATACATGTTCAGAAAATTCTCTTGATTGGGTTATAAAAAATATTAATGATAAAAATCTTAACAAATATATAGAGCTTATGAAAAACAAATTCTTATTTAGAAAAACCATTGAAGATGAATATCCAAATTTTTTCTATAAAGAAGCCGATTTAAATAAACTGTCACAAATCAATACCAATAATTTGAAATATCCATTTATACTTAAACCTAAAGTCGGTTTTTTCAGTGTAGGGGTCTACTTAATATCAAACTCAAAAGATTGGAATAATGCAATAAAAGATATTATGGAAAAATCAAAAGAATGGGAAAAAACTTATCCTAAAAGCGTAGTAAATACAGAGTTTATTTTAGAACAGTATATTTATGGTGAAGAATTTGCTATTGATGCTTATTTTGATGAAAATGGAAAAACTGTTATTCTCAATATTTTAAAACATGATTTTGATGGAATTTCCGATGTAAGCGATAGACTTTATTTTACCGGTAAAAGTATTATGGAAAAATATTTAACTGACTTTACAAATTGGTTAAATAAAATTAACGGTTATTTAAATATAAAAAATTTTCCCTTCCATGCTGAAATAAGAATAAATGAAGGTAAAATAACTCCTATAGAATTTAATCCTCTGCGATTTGCAGGATGGTCTTGTACCGATATTTCATACTATGCTTTTGGTTTTCATACTTTTGACTATTATTTAAACAAGAAAACACCAAATTGGAATGAGGTTTTAAAAGATAAAGATAACAGCTACTATACAATTATAGTTATGGATAAAAGTGGAAAGGTCAATCCTAAAGATATTTTTGATTATGAAAAAGCCTCAAAAGATTTAGGAACAATATTAACTCTACGCAAAATAGATTTCTACAATAATCCCATTTTTGGATTTATTTTCTCAAAGATTAATAAAGATGATAAAAATACAATGAAAGAAATTATAAGAAGGGATTTTAATGAATATTTGAAAAAAGCTTAG
- the hcp gene encoding hydroxylamine reductase, giving the protein MDNKMFCFQCQETAGNKGCTKVGVCGKNSDVANKQDLLIWLTKGISEIATRLREEDFDIPKEINQLVTYNLFVTITNANFDEEAIDKRIFKTLDEKNKLLNNLKNKENLSKAALYNDRDLNSLNEISGKVGVLSTEDEDIRSLRELIVYGVKGLSAYTKHAEVLLANNEEINAFIQRALSLTLDNSLTVEDLVNLTLETGKFGVEAMALLDKANTSTYGNPEITKVNIGVRNNPGILISGHDLRDMEMLLEQTEGTGVDVYTHSEMLPANYYPAFKKYSHFVGNYGNAWWKQKEEFELFNGPILMTTNCIVPPKDSYKDRVYTTGAAGFPGCKHIPGDIGEEKDFTELIEHAKKCKAPTEIEKGEIIGGFAHNQVFELADKVVEAVKSGAIKKFVVMAGCDGRQRGRSYYTEFAKALPKDSVILTAGCAKYRYNKLNLGDIGGIPRVLDAGQCNDSYSLVAIALKLKEIFELDDINELPIIYNIAWYEQKAVIVLLALLYLGVKNIHLGPTLPGFLSKNVAKVLVENFGIAGITTVEEDMDIFFKDKGSNTVNKNMLIGELVSLYPQAIPVLMGIGMHCLGCPASQSESLEEAAMVHGIDIDILMKRINEAVNE; this is encoded by the coding sequence ATGGATAATAAAATGTTTTGTTTCCAATGTCAGGAAACAGCTGGAAATAAAGGATGTACTAAAGTTGGAGTCTGTGGAAAAAACTCAGATGTTGCCAATAAACAGGATTTGTTAATTTGGTTAACAAAGGGTATTTCAGAAATAGCTACAAGATTAAGGGAAGAGGACTTTGACATTCCCAAGGAAATAAATCAATTGGTTACTTATAATCTTTTTGTTACTATTACAAATGCAAATTTTGATGAAGAAGCTATAGATAAAAGAATTTTTAAGACTTTAGATGAGAAGAATAAATTATTAAATAATTTAAAAAACAAGGAAAATTTATCAAAGGCAGCTCTTTATAATGATAGGGATTTAAATAGCTTAAATGAAATAAGTGGAAAAGTTGGTGTTTTATCAACGGAAGATGAAGATATACGATCTTTAAGGGAGTTAATTGTATATGGTGTTAAGGGATTAAGTGCCTATACAAAACATGCAGAAGTATTATTAGCCAATAATGAAGAAATAAATGCATTTATCCAAAGAGCTTTATCTTTAACGCTGGATAATTCTTTAACTGTAGAGGATTTAGTAAACTTAACTTTGGAAACAGGTAAATTTGGAGTTGAAGCAATGGCCTTGTTGGATAAAGCCAATACTTCAACTTATGGAAATCCGGAAATTACCAAGGTGAACATAGGAGTAAGAAATAATCCGGGAATTTTAATTTCAGGTCACGATTTAAGGGATATGGAAATGCTACTGGAACAAACTGAAGGTACAGGTGTAGATGTCTATACCCATTCTGAAATGTTACCTGCAAATTATTACCCTGCGTTTAAAAAGTATTCTCATTTTGTTGGAAATTATGGAAATGCATGGTGGAAACAAAAAGAGGAATTTGAATTATTTAACGGACCTATTTTAATGACTACAAATTGTATTGTTCCACCAAAGGACAGCTATAAAGATAGGGTTTATACAACAGGAGCAGCAGGTTTTCCAGGTTGTAAACACATACCCGGCGATATAGGTGAAGAAAAAGATTTTACAGAGTTAATTGAACATGCTAAAAAATGTAAGGCTCCTACAGAAATAGAAAAAGGTGAAATTATTGGTGGATTTGCTCATAATCAAGTATTTGAACTTGCCGATAAAGTTGTAGAAGCTGTTAAGTCCGGAGCAATTAAAAAATTTGTAGTAATGGCAGGATGCGATGGTAGACAAAGAGGAAGAAGTTATTATACTGAATTTGCCAAAGCCCTACCAAAAGATAGTGTAATTTTAACTGCCGGTTGTGCAAAGTATAGATATAATAAATTGAACTTAGGCGATATTGGTGGAATTCCAAGAGTACTAGATGCAGGACAATGTAACGATTCCTATTCATTAGTTGCTATTGCATTAAAATTAAAAGAAATATTTGAACTAGATGATATTAATGAATTACCAATAATATATAATATTGCCTGGTATGAACAAAAAGCCGTAATAGTTCTTTTAGCCTTATTATATTTAGGGGTTAAGAATATACATTTAGGACCTACTCTACCTGGATTTTTATCTAAAAATGTAGCTAAGGTACTAGTTGAAAACTTTGGCATTGCAGGTATTACAACTGTAGAGGAAGATATGGATATTTTCTTTAAAGACAAGGGTTCAAATACAGTTAATAAAAACATGTTAATAGGTGAACTTGTTAGTTTATATCCACAAGCTATTCCTGTTTTAATGGGTATTGGAATGCATTGTTTAGGATGTCCTGCTTCTCAATCAGAAAGTTTAGAGGAAGCTGCTATGGTACATGGTATAGACATAGATATTTTAATGAAAAGAATAAATGAGGCAGTTAATGAGTAG
- a CDS encoding hemerythrin domain-containing protein gives MFTVDYLKKEHEELSVFVTRLEDECISILNGEEVNDEFFRAAIEFIRKYADETHHKKEEDILFKYMMDNLGAPAEKLIRTGMLTEHQMARYYVLELEKYLNNYKLEKNDRDKIQIIGNTMTYVNLLRSHIDKENNAVYPFGENNLSGEIKMKIDEEMGQRIEREEMDLDRKSQLLEIIYR, from the coding sequence ATGTTTACAGTTGATTATTTAAAGAAGGAACATGAAGAATTATCGGTTTTTGTAACCAGATTAGAAGATGAATGTATTTCCATATTAAATGGGGAAGAAGTTAATGATGAATTCTTTAGAGCAGCTATTGAATTTATTAGGAAATATGCTGACGAAACACATCATAAAAAAGAAGAGGATATTCTTTTCAAATATATGATGGACAACCTTGGAGCACCGGCAGAAAAGTTAATTAGGACCGGCATGTTAACAGAACATCAAATGGCAAGGTACTATGTTCTAGAATTGGAAAAGTATTTAAATAACTATAAATTAGAAAAAAATGATAGAGATAAGATTCAAATAATAGGTAATACTATGACCTATGTAAACTTGTTAAGAAGTCATATAGATAAAGAAAATAATGCAGTTTATCCTTTTGGAGAAAATAATTTGTCCGGTGAAATAAAAATGAAAATAGATGAAGAAATGGGACAAAGAATTGAAAGAGAAGAAATGGATTTAGATAGAAAATCTCAATTGTTGGAAATTATATATAGATAA
- the leuC gene encoding 3-isopropylmalate dehydratase large subunit, whose amino-acid sequence MGMTMTQKILAKHAGLESVKKDQFIMAKLDMVLGNDITTPVAINEFHKMTDGGVFDKEKIAIVLDHFVPAKDIKSATQAKKCKEFAREYGVKNFFEVGRSGIEHALLPEKGLVKAGDVIIGADSHTCTYGALGAFSTGVGSTDMAAGMATGEAWFKVPGAIKFNLTGKLNQYVTGKDLILHIIGMIGVDGARYKSMEFMGEGASTIEMDDRFSICNMAIEAGAKNGTFPVDDKTRQYMKEHGVSSWEEFYADDDAEYEKVYNIDLSEVKMTVAFPHLPENARTIDEVGNIEIQQVVIGSCTNGRIKDMREAAEILKGKTIAEDLRCIIIPATQEIYKQCVQEGLAEIFIDAGCVFSTPTCGPCLGGYMGILADGERCVSTTNRNFVGRMGHTGSEVYLASPVIAAYSAIAGKIAGPESN is encoded by the coding sequence ATGGGAATGACAATGACACAAAAAATTCTAGCAAAACATGCAGGATTGGAGTCAGTTAAAAAAGATCAATTTATAATGGCGAAATTGGATATGGTACTTGGTAATGACATTACAACACCGGTAGCAATAAATGAATTTCATAAAATGACAGATGGTGGAGTTTTTGATAAAGAAAAAATAGCTATAGTTTTAGACCATTTTGTACCTGCTAAAGATATAAAATCAGCAACTCAAGCTAAAAAATGTAAAGAATTTGCCAGAGAATACGGAGTAAAAAACTTTTTTGAAGTTGGACGTTCCGGAATAGAACATGCCTTACTACCGGAAAAGGGTTTAGTTAAGGCCGGTGATGTAATAATTGGTGCAGACTCTCATACCTGTACCTATGGTGCATTAGGAGCTTTTTCTACAGGAGTAGGTTCTACAGATATGGCTGCAGGAATGGCAACAGGAGAAGCTTGGTTTAAAGTTCCGGGGGCAATTAAATTTAATTTAACAGGGAAATTAAACCAATATGTAACAGGAAAGGATTTAATTCTTCATATAATAGGAATGATTGGTGTTGATGGAGCAAGATATAAATCCATGGAGTTTATGGGTGAAGGTGCTTCAACAATAGAAATGGATGACAGATTTTCAATTTGTAATATGGCAATAGAGGCTGGGGCAAAAAACGGAACTTTTCCGGTTGACGATAAAACAAGACAATATATGAAAGAACATGGAGTAAGTAGTTGGGAAGAGTTTTATGCTGATGACGATGCAGAATATGAAAAAGTATATAATATAGATTTATCTGAAGTAAAAATGACAGTTGCTTTTCCACATTTACCTGAAAATGCAAGAACAATAGATGAAGTTGGTAATATTGAAATACAACAGGTAGTAATTGGCTCTTGTACAAATGGTAGAATTAAAGATATGAGAGAGGCGGCAGAAATATTAAAGGGAAAAACCATTGCTGAAGATTTAAGATGTATTATAATTCCGGCAACACAGGAAATCTATAAACAATGTGTTCAAGAAGGATTAGCAGAGATTTTTATAGATGCAGGATGTGTCTTTAGTACACCGACTTGTGGACCTTGTTTAGGTGGATATATGGGAATATTAGCCGATGGTGAAAGATGTGTATCTACTACAAATAGAAACTTTGTAGGAAGAATGGGACATACGGGTTCAGAAGTATATTTAGCTAGTCCTGTTATTGCAGCATATTCAGCAATTGCAGGGAAAATAGCAGGACCGGAAAGTAATTAG
- a CDS encoding helix-turn-helix domain-containing protein has product MEIGIKLKRARENANFTQEDIAYRLNVTRQTISNWENEKSYPDIVAVIKLSDIYNISLDDLLKDDYNMVKHLEESTNIVKSNKKLIGIILLNIVFIILLIGFLILFNSLVRDNKIILFFIFVLLMANSLLIFYQIIKRL; this is encoded by the coding sequence ATGGAAATAGGAATAAAATTAAAAAGAGCAAGGGAAAATGCAAATTTTACTCAAGAGGATATTGCCTATAGATTAAATGTTACTAGACAGACAATTTCAAATTGGGAAAATGAAAAGTCCTATCCGGACATTGTAGCGGTAATTAAATTAAGCGATATTTATAATATTAGTTTAGATGACTTATTAAAGGATGATTATAATATGGTAAAACATTTAGAAGAAAGTACGAATATTGTAAAAAGTAATAAAAAGCTTATTGGAATTATTTTATTAAACATAGTTTTTATTATTTTACTAATAGGTTTTTTAATATTATTTAATAGTTTAGTAAGGGATAATAAGATAATTTTATTTTTTATATTTGTATTGCTTATGGCTAATTCATTATTAATATTTTATCAAATAATAAAAAGATTATAG
- a CDS encoding Crp/Fnr family transcriptional regulator, with protein sequence MPNKSDLFKNLTDYEIEKFLSENNAEKILLNKREEVFLQGNEAKYLFILEKGSVIVENTSLSGKRTIVNKFTEEGTVFGEVYLYLENNIYDYSCYSNEKSTIIKIPKRALLFDENSDALKIRIINNMLLILSQKAFYLNQKLLIAGSFSIREKLAKFFIQESNENGKVELYFTREELADFLGATRPSISRELMNMHNDGLIELNKNSIKINREQLEKFL encoded by the coding sequence ATGCCTAATAAAAGTGATTTGTTTAAAAATCTTACAGATTATGAAATTGAGAAATTTCTTTCTGAAAATAATGCGGAAAAAATATTATTAAATAAAAGAGAGGAAGTTTTTCTACAAGGAAATGAAGCGAAATATTTATTTATACTGGAAAAAGGTTCGGTTATTGTGGAAAACACAAGTTTAAGTGGTAAAAGGACCATTGTAAATAAATTTACAGAAGAGGGAACTGTTTTTGGCGAAGTCTATTTATATCTAGAAAATAATATTTATGATTACAGTTGTTATTCTAATGAAAAGTCCACAATAATAAAAATTCCTAAAAGGGCCTTGCTATTTGATGAAAATAGTGATGCCTTGAAAATAAGAATTATAAATAATATGCTTTTAATTCTGTCCCAAAAAGCCTTTTATTTAAATCAAAAATTGTTAATTGCTGGTAGTTTTTCAATTAGAGAAAAATTAGCTAAGTTTTTTATTCAAGAGTCAAATGAAAACGGCAAAGTAGAATTATATTTTACAAGAGAGGAATTAGCTGATTTTTTAGGTGCAACTAGACCATCAATCTCAAGGGAATTAATGAATATGCATAATGATGGTTTAATTGAACTAAATAAAAACAGTATAAAAATAAATAGGGAGCAATTGGAAAAATTTTTGTAA
- a CDS encoding D-glucuronyl C5-epimerase family protein — MNKKTLKQLIIICSLIAVGFMYFILFKTSSYTDNQVEQNTKEDKKLSNIYPKPFLKEEVKNRVPEALKEYVDLGHRGITVGMGPYDSYSNYMYMRDIKAYENNKNVKMDEDGFPMILYEDGYFYNPVSFCHFTLSMYADYLKTEDEDLKDYFLKCAEFLITLQDKEGAFRYPFEWYNYNSGETYPKDWVSSMAQGHALSVYTRAYHLTKDKKYIENGNKVFNFMIKHKDEGGTLTTLEDIDPKYKDHIFFEEYVSTPDSYTLNGFIFSIFGLYDWATLNEDYPELKIGGLPAYYFEEGVESLKLILPLYDIDGMSTYDLGHIVYGKDGHVIASYHSIHIIQLSNLYSVTGEKIFHDYQRLWTYYVEDLV, encoded by the coding sequence TTGAATAAAAAAACGCTTAAGCAATTAATAATAATATGTAGTTTAATAGCAGTTGGTTTTATGTATTTTATTCTATTTAAGACCTCATCTTATACAGATAACCAAGTAGAACAGAATACTAAAGAAGATAAGAAATTATCTAATATATATCCTAAACCATTTTTAAAAGAAGAAGTGAAAAATAGAGTACCGGAAGCTTTAAAAGAATATGTTGATTTAGGACATAGAGGTATTACAGTAGGTATGGGACCATATGATAGTTATAGTAACTACATGTATATGAGAGATATTAAGGCATATGAAAATAATAAAAATGTAAAAATGGATGAAGACGGATTTCCAATGATACTTTATGAAGATGGATACTTTTACAACCCCGTATCTTTTTGTCACTTTACTCTATCTATGTATGCAGATTATTTAAAAACAGAAGATGAAGATTTGAAAGACTACTTTCTTAAATGTGCAGAATTCCTAATAACATTACAAGATAAAGAAGGTGCCTTTCGTTATCCTTTTGAATGGTATAACTATAATAGTGGTGAAACATATCCAAAGGATTGGGTATCATCCATGGCTCAAGGACATGCTTTAAGTGTATATACAAGAGCATATCATTTAACTAAGGATAAAAAATATATAGAAAATGGTAATAAAGTATTTAATTTTATGATAAAACACAAGGATGAAGGTGGAACATTAACAACTTTAGAGGATATAGATCCTAAATATAAAGATCATATATTTTTTGAAGAATATGTATCTACACCGGACAGTTATACTCTAAATGGTTTTATATTTAGTATATTTGGTCTATATGATTGGGCTACATTAAACGAGGATTATCCGGAATTAAAAATAGGTGGTTTGCCTGCCTATTATTTTGAAGAAGGCGTTGAATCTTTAAAACTAATTTTACCCTTATATGATATAGATGGTATGTCAACATATGATTTAGGACATATTGTATACGGAAAAGATGGACATGTAATAGCTTCTTATCATAGTATACACATTATACAATTATCTAATTTGTATTCTGTAACAGGAGAAAAAATATTCCATGATTATCAACGTTTATGGACTTATTATGTGGAGGACTTAGTCTAA
- the leuD gene encoding 3-isopropylmalate dehydratase small subunit, translated as MGRVFKYGDNIDTDVIIPARYLNTQDPKELAKFCMIDIDENFNKEVKEGDFIVAGDNFGCGSSREHAPIAIKASGVKAVIAKNYARIFYRNSFNIGMPILESEEAVEKIDNGDDIDVDFKTGIITNNTKNEKYQSQIIPAFMEKIIAADGLVNYVRQGGQNE; from the coding sequence ATGGGAAGAGTTTTTAAATATGGTGACAATATAGATACAGATGTTATAATTCCAGCTCGTTATTTAAATACGCAAGATCCAAAAGAACTGGCGAAGTTCTGTATGATAGATATAGATGAGAATTTTAATAAGGAAGTAAAAGAAGGGGATTTTATAGTAGCAGGAGATAATTTTGGCTGTGGTTCTTCAAGAGAACATGCACCAATAGCCATAAAGGCCAGTGGAGTAAAAGCGGTAATTGCAAAAAATTATGCAAGAATCTTCTACAGAAATTCTTTTAATATAGGAATGCCTATTTTAGAGTCAGAAGAAGCAGTGGAAAAAATAGACAATGGTGATGACATTGATGTTGATTTTAAAACAGGCATTATAACAAACAATACTAAAAACGAAAAATATCAATCTCAAATAATTCCTGCCTTTATGGAAAAAATAATTGCAGCAGATGGACTTGTAAACTATGTTAGACAGGGAGGTCAAAATGAATAA
- a CDS encoding 2-isopropylmalate synthase produces the protein MIKIFDTTLRDGEQSPGCSMNLNEKLQMARQLERLNVDIIEAGFAISSKGDFESVKRIAQTVEKPIVASLARALEKDIDAAWRAVKDANNPRIHTFLATSPIHLEYKLKMTEEQAIERAVQAVRHAKKYCHDVEFSAEDATRTSVEFLAKIFEAVIDAGATVINIPDTVGYADPFEYYEFIKAIKENTRGMEKVDISVHCHNDLGLAVANSLAAIKAGATQVECTVNGIGERAGNAAMEEVVMNLKVRQDVYKVDTNIVTTEIMRSSNLLQNITGAKVQANKAIVGVNAFAHESGIHQHGVLANKETYEIMTPESIGLSKNNMVLGKHSGKHALKDRLEDLGYRVSDEELNNIFDRFKTLADEKKTVYDQDLEALILRDMSNMISKYELVDYSTATSEGKESKTIIKIKQDDEEIEIVGSGKGPIDAAFDALGKIFGSEIKLEDFSIYSVTKGKDALGETSLKLSKGDRVFTGKGISNDIIKSSILAYVNAMNHVEYFTERINAQGEGI, from the coding sequence ATGATAAAGATATTTGATACAACTTTAAGAGATGGAGAACAGTCACCTGGTTGTAGTATGAATTTAAATGAAAAATTGCAAATGGCTAGGCAATTGGAAAGATTAAATGTTGATATTATAGAAGCCGGTTTTGCTATTTCTTCAAAGGGAGATTTTGAGTCAGTAAAAAGAATTGCTCAAACTGTAGAAAAACCAATAGTAGCTTCTTTAGCAAGAGCCTTAGAAAAGGATATTGATGCTGCGTGGAGAGCGGTCAAGGATGCTAATAATCCAAGAATTCATACCTTCTTGGCAACTTCGCCTATTCATTTGGAATATAAATTGAAAATGACAGAAGAACAAGCTATTGAAAGGGCTGTTCAGGCTGTAAGACATGCTAAAAAATACTGTCATGATGTTGAATTTTCAGCAGAAGATGCAACTAGAACATCAGTGGAGTTTTTGGCTAAAATATTTGAAGCTGTTATTGATGCCGGAGCTACAGTAATTAACATTCCGGACACAGTAGGTTACGCAGATCCATTTGAGTATTATGAATTTATAAAGGCCATAAAAGAAAACACAAGAGGAATGGAAAAGGTAGATATTTCAGTTCATTGCCATAACGACCTAGGTCTTGCAGTTGCAAATTCATTAGCAGCTATTAAGGCAGGAGCAACTCAAGTTGAATGTACTGTTAATGGTATAGGAGAACGAGCAGGTAATGCAGCTATGGAAGAAGTTGTTATGAACTTAAAAGTAAGACAGGATGTTTACAAGGTTGACACCAATATTGTAACTACTGAAATAATGCGTTCTTCTAATTTACTACAAAATATTACAGGAGCTAAGGTGCAGGCTAATAAAGCAATTGTAGGTGTAAATGCCTTTGCCCATGAGTCAGGAATACATCAACATGGAGTATTAGCTAATAAAGAAACCTATGAAATAATGACTCCGGAATCAATAGGACTTTCTAAAAACAACATGGTTTTAGGTAAACATTCAGGTAAACATGCTTTGAAAGACAGATTAGAGGATTTAGGATACAGGGTTTCAGATGAGGAATTAAATAATATATTTGACAGGTTTAAAACCTTAGCCGATGAAAAGAAAACTGTTTATGACCAAGACTTAGAAGCCTTAATACTTAGAGATATGTCCAATATGATTTCAAAATATGAATTAGTAGATTATTCTACAGCTACTAGTGAAGGTAAGGAATCTAAAACAATTATAAAAATTAAACAAGATGATGAGGAAATAGAAATTGTCGGTTCAGGAAAAGGACCTATAGACGCAGCTTTTGACGCTTTAGGAAAAATATTTGGCTCGGAAATAAAATTAGAGGATTTTTCAATATACTCAGTAACAAAAGGAAAAGATGCTTTAGGGGAAACTTCATTAAAGCTTTCTAAGGGAGATAGAGTTTTTACCGGTAAAGGTATTTCAAATGATATTATTAAATCCAGTATTTTAGCATATGTAAATGCAATGAATCATGTTGAATACTTTACGGAAAGAATAAACGCGCAGGGAGAAGGAATTTAA